ACAACAAGAAGGGCTGCAAGTACTAGAAGGCTGGACTGCCACCACCAAGTGCTGGAAATGTGCCACCTCTAGAACAAGGTGATGGAAATGTGCCACCTCCAGAACAAGAAGATGCTGCAAAAACAACAACATCAACTGAAGCTGATCCAGTTTTAACACGGGTAACACTATCTTCTTAGTTAGGTAGGCACTTCCATGCTCTCATGTTTGGCAATTATGCCACACAATCTATTGCATATGAGCAGGGTTGACAATCAAGCTGGCTATCCAAAGAAGGCTCCAAGATCTTCATTGTTTGATATCTTTAGGTGGTCTGTATTACATGCAGTTTTTGGTACCTTCCTGATCATTTAACTTGTGTTGTCATGATCATGATGTATGGTACCAATATGCTCATTTTGCAAATGTTGATGCATAGTGACTGCAACAATCTCCTGTAAGAAACAGGGCTGTTTTGTTTTGTATGTGGATGATGGGCAAGACTTATTTGGTTATCACTACAAGTTATCTCTCCTTTAGTGTCAAGTTTTGAAGCAGTTGTACTAATGGATGCAAATTGTCATGTCAGTTTGGCATGTCTCTGAAGTTTGGCATGATATTTGTCAAGTTTTGATGCAATTGTACTGATGGATGCAAATTTGGTCAGTTTGGCATGTCTGTCAAGTTTGGCATGATATTTGTCAAGTTTTGATGCACTTCTAATGATGGATGCAAATTTGGTCATTTTTGCCATTTCTGCTGAATAGAATTTTGGCCAGCACTGCCTTACATTCTAATAAACCCTTTCAATAAGCATAGATTTTTTGTAGACATAACAAGTGATCACACATTCAAAAGGGATGATATAAGAACAAAATATTGATCAAAGATAACACATGGTTGAGCATAGCATTGTCACTTGAACTTTCACACCATTACATCAGAATAAACCAAACTAAACATGGTTCAACATAGCATTTCCAGTTCAACATTGACACCATTACATGACACAGAACCAAAATAAACTAGGACTGTCCCCACATGAACTAGGACTGCCACCACTACTAACATATCTTCAGACTCCCAAAATGAACCTGGCATCACCAATGCagctcatcttcaacatcttcacttCTTCACCATGAATACCACCAATGCAGCAACACCTAACATCAGCACAACAGCAAGCAGCAACTTCATGAGCATCACTAGCTCTCTCCCAAGCTTCATCAGTGCAGCAGCTTGTTGCCTAGTCATGACATTGCCACTCTCCCTCTTCACAAACTTCTTGGACCAGCTGGTTGATCCACTCATTTAGGTAAGCTCTTGTGCTTTCAGAAGTTCCTCCTTGTGTTCCTCAGCCGCACCAATAGCATCCATAGCGGCATTGCCGACCAGATAGTGATTGTCAACGAGGTACTCGACATACTCCAATTCTCAACGCCAGAACTCACAACTCACCTATCCCAAAAAGACATGCCATGGTCAAAAACTTCAATCTTTGGATCCAAAACATAATAAATCCATGCAAAGGAGATAAATCAAACCACTAACCCCATGATTTTGGCACTTGTAGAAGACCCACCCGTCATGCTTCTCAGTGGTGGAGACAAACATGTGCACCTTCTCCTTGCAGCCTGCGCAGCAGATCAGCGGCAGCGCCAACGCCCGGCGGCGGACATCAAAGGAGGACGAGCTTGCGGGGGAAAGCGGCAGACGAGAACGAGTTGtcgtctagattggatctgccggGCTCTGCCCTATTCGACGGCGGCGACGATGGTGGCGGAGCATAGCGACAGAGGCGGATGGGGCCGAGGGGGTTAGGGATTTGAGGGGGGCGCCGCGGGTTAGGGATTTGAGGGATTGGGGATTTTGGTTCTTTTACAGAAAACACCTCCATGCATCATTGGCCAAATGAGAGACCACTACGTGGCGGTCAACAGTTGGTCAAACTAGGCATGTACGCACCGCATACGCGCTACAGTGACTGTATATTCACGTGCCATCGTATTTAGTGACCGTAACGAGTGTATTTTAAAGTTCAGCGACTGTATCGTGCTTTCGTCGCAAGTATAGTGACCATGAGTGTATTTATCTCAAAAGTTTAACCCGTCCATGCCTTTGTTGCTTTGCAGCTTTCAATCACTAAtcctccctctataatttcatcctTCATTATTTCCTTTTGGCGATCTTGCACAATTGGTTCTCTAACTGAAGCTTTTCACCTCATTTTGAGGTTTGCTCCCCTTCTTAATGAATGAACGCATGGATGATGAATCTAGATGCGTGTCGTAAAAATAATAATAGACAAGGGCTATGTTTGGTGACTTGTGGCGCATACCAAGTCGAGGAAGAGGAAGTCGATCGAGAAGAACAAGTTGTACATTGCGGTACACTACTCGGGGAAGAGATGGAGAAGTTGTGCATAGAAAGTACAACTACtttctctgtaaagaaatatataaagtatatactactttagtaatctaaacgcttttatattttttataaaatAAGTATTAATTTGTACTCTCTCTATTCTGAATTACATGTTGAAAGAATATACTTAGACATATTTTATTTCTAGATACATAGCAAAGGGAGTAGTAGTTTCTACTTCGACTAATGCTAGGCCTACAAAGGCTTCTCTATAAATTTATTGGACCTGCAAACGCGAAGGTTTAAAGCATCTACAACCGGGCACCACAAACCCACCTTAAATGCTCGGGCCCACGGCCGGTCAGTAACGGGTAAAAACACTTGTCCCAGACAAGCGCTTCAAACACCCGGACTGATCGGTACCCCCCATATTCAGCCCAAATGTAGGGTGGATATGGGGAGGCTTAGGCGCGGTTGGGTGCATCCGCCACGTCGAACTGGCGATGGGGTCCCACTGGAAAACACCCGGGAAACCGATGGTTCGACGGGCATCTCGTTCGGTGGGGTGTGAACATCGTGTGGCGTCGCTCCGGCTCTCCGTCCGAGGGACAAAGTCTGTCTATTTAAGTCGGACAGTGCCCCCCTCCCCCCAGCCCTAGCCACATCCACTTCCTCCCTCCCTGCATCGCCATCCCCGGTCCATCCACCTCTCTCCCGCCTTGCCTCACTCTTCCCATGTCATCCGGCCTCTGCATGGCCCGGGAAAAGAAGACGACGTATGCTATGCTCACGCCGGAGCGCCGGTTTCAGATTGAGGAGGAGATCCGGGCGAGGCACGCcacccgcatcgcagccggcctgcctgtggactcgtcggggccggaggaagaggaagaggagcagtCGCCGTTCCAATGGAGGTGGCGGATCTGGAGGAGGACGAGGCTGAGCAGCTGGAGGAGGAACTGTTGCTAGATGCGGGCTTCGACATGGAGGACACAATGGCGAAGGTCGTGGTCGCCCAAGCGGCAAAGATGGCGGAGCAGCATGCCATCCTGGAGTCCGTCCAGGAAAAGGCCTATGTTAAGGCGAACCGGCAGTTTATCCGGCAGGAACGGGCAGCGACCGACGTGCTTTTCGCCGAACTTGACATGGAGGAGCCATAGTTGCGGCTGCCGCACATGTACCCGGAGCTGGGCATAGAGATAGTGGACATCTCCAAAGAGGATTATTATAGTATAGGTTATTTGATCAACGTAGTGCATGGATTTCCTTGTTTGCATGCTTTGTAATGATTCAGTGTTTCACGTATGAGGAATCAGACGCAAAAAAGCAAATTTAAGATGTGATCGGTCACTGCCAGCCTAGGCTTGTCCATTGCGTTTGCGTGCCCGATTTATTGtccccgactgtagatgctcttagcatCGGAAAATAGGATGATGGAAAGGGGCCCCGATGAAATCAGGGGAGAATTTGAGAATCTACAACCAGACACCCCAAACCCTCCTCAAATGCCTGGGCGGGCCGCCCGATCACTGACCGGTCATGATTTTTCGATCCAGACAACCTCCTCAACCGGGCCTCAAACGTCTGATCTGGACGACATCCCTTATATCTAGTCTAAATATGAGGCGGATATGAGGGCACCCGGACGCCCGCCACGTCGGACTCGGCCCACGCTCTCCCACCAGACCCCGCATATATTCATTCCCATCCGCTCGCCGGACCAAATCCTAGCCACTTCATGCCACTCCTCTCAAGCCCCTCCGCCACCCCGAGCTCACCTCCGGTGGTTTTCGGCCGTCTCCGTCATGGCAGGCAGCGGATTCGAGTCCTTCACCTCCAgatccgtcgaccccgagctcctCTCACGTGGCCCCGTGGAGGAGGCCCGTGCACAGCAGCGCTCGGACTCCTTACGTCGAGAATCCATTGCATCCGTGCAAATGGCGCATGGATCTGACGCTAGGGCAGCCGTCGCGGCCTCACCGGAGGCGATGCGGTTCGTCTGGCGTCCGAACGCGGTGGTGGACGCGCAACCCCTCTGTCGGCGCGCCAAGCAGCGAGACCCACGATGGGTCTCGTCTGACGAGAAGATGGCACAACGTGCCCGCCGTGCCAGGCACCGGGCGCGGGAGGCGACGGCAGCCCTCGCGGCGCTGGACATCGGCGAGGCGGAGTCACATTTTCTGGCGCCCCGTATGGTGCATCAGTTCGGGCGCCGCAACCGCGCCGTGGTGCACGTCGCCGGCACGTCCCATGACAAATCCATCATCGTTCTGACGTGCACCGGCACCGTTCGGGTTACGAGCTCCGACGAGCAAGAATAGAGCATGGGAGACAGCGGCGCCTTGCGTACCGTGAGCCGGCGTGTGTCTCATGCCCTACTCTACCTTACCGGCGACCGGATCAACACTTTGGGGAGCGCAGCCGGCCGCCGGACATGGCCACGGCAGAACCGAGCGAGCTCTGGTTTGATTATGTTTCACATTGCATGTAATAATATGAATTTGCGGTTTCTAATTTAAGGTGTCCGGTTATAGAATCAAATATTTAAGACGTGACCAGTCAGTATCCGTGGAAGCGTCCGCGGGCGTTTGCCGGGCCGGATTTGCCCATCACTACTGTAAATGCTCTTACTTCTTACTTTGTAGTAAAAAGCATCCTTGGATGTAAGATTATATTCTACTGATTCACCCACAGGGTGCCGTTACTCTTTGCTTGTCTGGCTTTTCACAGCATTGCCTTTTGGTTCCTCCGACGCCAGTACTAGTCTTTTTAGGTCCAAAAAAACAATGCACCGTGGTACTAGTCATGTGCTCTTGTGAAGTGGAGTCCAAGCTCGGACAGCTCATTTGACGCCTGTTTCGAGCCAAGCGCGGTTGCCCGTGACAGACACACATGCCACTGCCGCTGCCTGCCACTCCCTCGCCCCCAGACAAGAAAGCTAGAGGACAGCATCACACACCGCCGCACGCCATGGCGGATTGGCCATTGTCCCTTGCCGTACCATTTCTATATCATACCATCTCCCCACGATTGGATCCAGGCATCCAGTACTGCCAGGCACCCAGTGAGCACAGCTCGTCGAGCGAGCCACCGTCACCTTGGGCCTTGCCGGGACAATGGAGCCAGCGGCGGCGACGATGCTCTCACGACCGCGAGTGTTGCCCATTCTGCTGGCCGTGTTCGCGCTGCTCGCGGCGGCCGTGACGGTGGGCGCGCGCGGGGGCGCGGAGAGGGCGCCGACGCTGGTGTTCATCCTGGCGGGGCAGTCCAACATGGGCGGCCGGGGCGGCGCCACGGTCGGCAACCGCTGGGACGGCGTGGTGCCGCCCGAGTGCGCGCCGTCCCCGCGGACGCTGCGCCTCTCCCCGTCCCTCCGCTGGGAGGAGGCCCGCGAGCCGCTGCACGCCGGCGTGGACGCCGGCAACGTGGTGGGCGTGGGCCCCGGGATGCCGTTCGCGCACGCGCTGCTCCGCTCCCCGGCCTGCCCGCGCGGCGCCGTCGTGGGCCTCGTCCCCTGCGCGCAGGGCGGCACCCCCATCGCCAACTGGTCCCGCGGCACCGAGATGTACGAGCGCATGGTCACCCGCGCCCGCGTCGCCGGCGCCGGGACGGGGAGGATTGCGGCGTTGCTGTGGTTCCAGGGGGAGGCCGACACCCTACGGCGCGAGGACGCGCTGGCCTACGCCGGCAGGATGGAGGCGTTTGTGCGGGACGTCCGCCGCGACCTCGCCTTGCCCAACCTCCTCGTCATCCAGGTCCGTCCGTCTGTCTGTCGCCACAGTAGCTACATCCATGGATGATGGATCCCCTGCTCCGACTCCATTAATCTCAACTCTGAGAGTGAATCCGTCCATGATCTGTTGGAGCAGGTTGGGATCGCGACGGCGCAGTGGCAGGGGAATAAGCAGGggaagtggctcgatttggtgcggAAGCAGCAGAGGGCGGTGCGGGTGCCGAACCTCAAGTACGTGGACGCCATGGGGCTCCCCCTCGCCAACGACATCACGCACCTCACCACGCAGGCCCAGGTCCGGCTCGGCAAGATGCTCGCCGACGCCTACATCGCCACGCTCTGACGATGATCCAGTACACTGGACTACTATCATTGATTCCAGCCCCATGGTTTGGTGAAGTTTGGTTGTGGATAGCAGATGAATAAATCTGCTTCAGTCTGTAGTAGCAGTAGGATACTTGATGTGAGGCTCCCAAAGGTGGGGCAGACACGGGCTCATATTATTGCTGCCATTAATTTCTAAGGGGACTGTAGGAGTTGGAACAATCTCATCATCAGCGGAGTATAAGTAGGGCTGCGGGGATTAAGTTTATCTGCTTGAATAGAAGGCTTGTTGTTACAGCACAAACCGATtgtctacacacacacacacacacaatgcagtgatgtACACATAGATTGGACTCGGAAGCGGTTCATAAGAATCTCCGTGGAGGAAGGCAAAAATAAATCATTTGCAATTCATGCTCATGTTTTCtcgccaaaaaaaagagagaaacctCGTGTTTGTAACTAGCAGACGCATTGAAATTGGCAGGGAAAATGCGAAAATGCTCCACTTACAGACCGCAGTTACGGAAACTCTCGTTCGGACAGACTTGGCAGAGTCTAATTCATCACTCCCACCTGAATTTCTGGTGTGGGGCCTGTTGGATTAATTATGCATCTCTGGGATACCATTTGCAGGAACTGATTGCATCTAGATCACCTAAAAAGTATGAACAGAGAAGGTTTAGGGAATCTTTACATGTCACGGCagtggacatgatcgcctgctcGATGCAGGCGTGATGCAGGGGTGATGTAGTCGAGGTAGCAGTCCTCCTCAACGTCCTGATGCCCTCAGGACGCCATCGGCACTGCCCGAGGACAGCAGCGGCGGCTGAAGTAGGTCTTCCCGTTGCTGCAGCGCTCCCCACGATCGGATGGGGTGAGAGAATATCGGGAGGGGAATGAAACCGTACGGAAATTGTGATTGCGCAGGCTGCCAACCCTCTCCCGTACCCCCTTTTATGTAGCGCAGGCGACGGGGGACCTAAACCATCAGTTGGTTTgggtgcccccgatcagggcgccttAGTTAGGAGAAAAAGCCCACGTACGTTGGTGCATGGGACCTTTTTCTTTAACGTTATCTTTCCCTTTTTTCTGTTAGACTAATAGATCTAACTGGCCTGTTAAGccgtcagatcaaaaccaacattctcccccttgatcgttaGGCTTAACTTCATTCACCCATTCTACATAGGAATGATGTACCAAAGTGAGGTGTTACAATAGCTCGAAACGCCATGGAACCTCAACACTTATAGCACACCCGCCTATTTTGAAAAGGAAAACATTTTGCTAATTGGGGAGTGGTTCATTTTAATGGTCCTCTTATCTAGAATCATAAGGCTTCCAGTAGTCCCATGCCGGCAACATGCTCACGAAAAATACTGGGTAGTAAGCCTTttgttagcggatccgcaagcatatgaTTCGTTCTTATGTGTTTAACATCAACTGTTTGATCCTGGATTCTATCTTTCACAACACGATACTTTATGTCAATGTGTCTGGCAGCATCACTTGACCTGTTATTACTCGTATAGAAAACTGCGGGTTCATTATCGCTGTATAATAAAATTGGTTTAGATATGTTGTCAACCACTTTAAGTCCGGAAATAAAATTCTTTAACCATACAGCCTGCCCGGTGGCCTCATAACATGCTACAAATTCTGCTTGCATCGTAGATTCAGCAGTTAAGGTTTGTTTGAAGCTTTTCCACGATATAGCTCCTCCCGCGAGTGTGAATATATAACCTGATGTGGATCTCTTACTATCCACACACCCGGCAAAATCAGAGTCTGAATAACCAACAATTTCTAGGTTATCAGTTCTTTTATATGTAAGCATGAAATCCTTAGTTCCTTGCATATAACGCAAGACTTTCTTTGCGGCCTTCCAGTGGTCCGGTCCTGAATTTGATTGGTATCTGCCAAGCATCCCGGTTACAAAACATAAATCTGGGCGTGTACACACTTGAGCATACATGATGCTTCCgacagctgaagcataaggaaccgacttcatctgatcagtttcacattggttcctcggacattgaaatgtcccaaacttatcgcccttgactataggagcaggtgagggtgagcacttatgcatattgaattttttcagtactctctcaaagtatgccttttgagatagtcctaacgttcctctggacctatctcgatgaatctcgatgccgaggacaggcttcaccaagatcttttatatcaaaactggatgacagaaaattcttggtctcatgcagcatatccttatcgctacatgccaacaatatgtcatcaacgTATAGGACTAAAAATGTGAACCTACTGCCTTTAAACTTAACGTATATGCAGGTGAGGGAAAGCAGTTTTaatatccatttgatgaacgagaagaccatgcgaggcagctagtgaaagtagaactcgaatagtggtcagtcgagccacaggtgagtaagtatcaaagaagtcttcaccttccttttgggtataacccttagccacgagccgagccttgtacttttcaatagtaccatcaggcctaagcttcttcttgaatacccatttgcatcctataggtttgcacccataaggacgatcagttatctcccaagtttcatttgccaagatggaatccatctcgctacgaactgcctccttccagtagtcagcatcttcagatgcataggcccctgaaatagaactgggagtgtcatctatgagatacacaagaaaatcatcaccaaaggactttgcagtcctctgtctcttgctcctggtaggaacttcattgttctccttcaCAGGACTTttgaagtgttccatcgaaatggtagGTTCGGTAATTATAACTggttcctgatttgatgaactaggcatctcctgattagatgaggtagctatatccttcatgggaaagatatcttcaaagaaagtcgcatcattcgactccatgatcgtaccgacatgcatgtcaggtacctcagattttacaaccaagaatctatagccaatgctatgaaaagcataacccaggaaaacacaatccacagtctttggtccaaggttccgcttctttggaattggaacattgactttcgccaaacaaccccatgttcgcagataagagagttttaaccttttcttctcccattcctcgaatggagttatctctttgttttttgtggggactcggttcaggacatgccatgctgtcaatatcgcctccccccaccatgccttggagagacccgatgtgtctaacatggcgttaaccaaatcagttagagtatggttctttctttcggccaccccattttgactg
This portion of the Triticum dicoccoides isolate Atlit2015 ecotype Zavitan chromosome 7A, WEW_v2.0, whole genome shotgun sequence genome encodes:
- the LOC119334755 gene encoding probable carbohydrate esterase At4g34215, with the translated sequence MEPAAATMLSRPRVLPILLAVFALLAAAVTVGARGGAERAPTLVFILAGQSNMGGRGGATVGNRWDGVVPPECAPSPRTLRLSPSLRWEEAREPLHAGVDAGNVVGVGPGMPFAHALLRSPACPRGAVVGLVPCAQGGTPIANWSRGTEMYERMVTRARVAGAGTGRIAALLWFQGEADTLRREDALAYAGRMEAFVRDVRRDLALPNLLVIQVGIATAQWQGNKQGKWLDLVRKQQRAVRVPNLKYVDAMGLPLANDITHLTTQAQVRLGKMLADAYIATL